A stretch of DNA from Pseudomonas sp. HN11:
GTGAAATTGCCCTGGGGCAACGCCGCCGAAAAAGCCCGCGCCGAACGCCTGGCCCAAGGTCTGCAAAACGCCGAAGTGCTGCCCAAGTTGAACCTGGCCGGCGTCGCCCGTGTACTGGCGGGTGCCCGCGCCTGCGTGGCGGTGGACACTGGCCTCGGCCACCTGGCCGCCGCGCTGGATGTGCCGACCATTTCCCTGTTCGGCCCGACCAATCCCGGCCTTACCGGTGCGTATGGCAAGGGTCAGATTCACCTGGCCAGCGACTTCCCCTGCGCGCCGTGCCTGCAAAAGCAATGTACCTATCAACCGACGGCCGACGACCTGCGTCGGTTCGACATCAAGCGCGAGTCGCCCCTGTGCTTCACGCGGCTGAACCCTGAACGTGTGGCAAGTCGACTGAGCACGTTGTTACTGGCTGAGGAGCTGCACTGATGCAACTGGCTTTTGTTTTGTACAAATATTTTCCCTTCGGTGGCCTGCAGCGCGACTTCATGCGCATCGCCCTGGAGTGCCAGCAGCGCGGCCACCAGATCCGTGTCTACACGTTGATCTGGGAAGGCGATATACCGCCCGGTTTCGAAGTGCTGGTGGCGCCGGTAAAGGCGTTCTTCAACCATCGGCGCAACGAAAAACTCTACGCCTGGATGGAAGCCGACCTGGCCAAGCGCCCGGTGGACCGTTTGATCGGTTTCAACAAAATGCCCGGCCTTGATGTGTACTATGCCGCCGACGGCTGCTTTGAAGACAAGGCGCAGAACCTGCGCCACTCGCTGTACCGCTATTTTGGCCGCTACAAGCATTTTGCCGACTACGAACGTTCAGTGTTTGCCAAGGACGCCAAGACCGAAGTCCTGATGATTTCCGAAGTGCAGCAGCCGCTGTTTATCAAGCACTACGACACGCCTCTGGAACGCTTCCACCTGCTGCCGCCGGGCATTGCCCAGGACCGCCGCGCGCCGCCGAACGCCGCCGAGATCCGTGAAGGGTTCCGCCAGGAGTTCAACCTGGGCGGCGATGACTTGCTGCTGGTTCAGATCGGCTCGGGCTTCAAGACCAAGGGCGTCGACCGCAGCCTCAAGGCCGTGGCTGCGCTGCCATCTGAGCTGAAAAAACGCACGCGTCTGTTTGTAATCGGCCAGGACGACCCCAAGGTATTCCAACTGCAAAGCGCGACGCTGGGGCTGGGGGACAATGTGCAGTTCCTCAAGGGCCGCAGCGATATCCCGCGCTTCCTGCTGGGCGCCGACTTATTGATTCACCCGGCGTACAACGAAAACACCGGCACCGTATTGCTTGAAGCCTTGGTGGCCGGGCTGCCGGTACTGGTCTCGGCCGTGTGTGGGTATGCCCACTACATCGCCGAAGCCGACAGCGGCCTGGTGCTGGATGAGCCGTTCGAGCAGAGCCAGCTCGACGACTATCTGACCCAAATGCTCACCGACACTGCACAGCGCGCGGCTTGGAGCCGCAATGGGTTGGCCTTCGCGGAGACGGCCGACCTCTACAGCATGCCGCAGCACGCGGCGGATGTGATTCTGGCGGAGCCAAGACGATGAAGTTGATTCTTGCCGAACCGTTCAAGACGCTATGGGCCGGGCTCGATGCCTTCGCCGAAGTCGAGAAACTGCAAGGCCAGGTATTCCGTGAACTGGCGGCGCGCCGCACCCTGCGTACCGTGGTGCAGGGCCGTCCGTATTTCGTCAAGATCCACCGTGGCATCGGCTGGGGCGAGATCTTCAAGAACCTGATCACCGCCAAGCTGCCGGTACTGGGCGCCGGCCTTGAGTGGTTGGCGATCCATCGGCTGCAGGAACTCGGCGTGCCGACCATGACCGGCGTGGCCTTCGGCGAGAAGGGCAGCAACCCGGCGGACCAGCATTCGTTCATCATCACCGAAGAGCTGGCGCCGACCCTCAGCCTCGAAGACGTCACGATCAACTGGGTGGACGAGCCGCCGACGCCTGCGTTGCGTCACGCGCTCACCCATGAGCTGGCGCGCATGGTCGGCGATATGCATCGTGGCGGCGTAAACCATCGCGACTGCTACCTGTGCCACTTCTTGCTGGACACGTCCAAGCCAATCGATGCGCGTGACATCAAGCTGTCGGTGATCGACCTTCATCGGGCCCAGCTGCGTGCGCACTTGCCGGTGCGCTGGCGCGACAAGGACCTTTCCGCGCTGTACTACTCGGCGCTGGAAATCGGCTTGACCCGTCACGACAAGTTGCGCTTCCTCAAGGGCTATTTCCGCCAGCCGCTGCGCCAGATCCTGGCCGAGCAGTCGGCGTCGTTGAACCTGATGCAGCGCAAGGCCGACAAGCTTTACGCACGCAAGCAGCGCCTCGGGGATGCAATCTGATGGCGGGTTGGATCCTGGAACCTGCTTACGCCAACCTGGCGGATGATTTTGGAAGCCTTGAAGCAGTGTTCGCCCTGCAAGGAGAACGACTGACCCGTGACCCTCTGTCGGAAGTGATCCGCGTGGAACGGGGCGGGGTCAATTACTACGTCAAGCGCTACACCGGCGCCGGCAAAGGGCTGCGGCGTTACCTGGGCAAGCCCCGGGTTAAGTCCGAGTGGCAGAACCTCAAGCGCTTCGCCAAGTGGGGCATCCCCACCGCCGATGTGGTGGCCTGGGGCCTGGAGCGCAAGGGCTTGGCCTACGACCGTGGCGCGATGATCACCCGCGAGCTGCCGAGGACCGAAGACCTTTCGGTACTGGCCGAGCGCAACGATGCACGCCTGCGCGACCCCAAGTGGGTCGGCGCGGTGAGCCGCCAGCTCGCCGAGTACACGCGCACCATGCACGATCACCGCTTTACCCATAACGATTTGAAATGGCGCAACCTGCTGATCGATGACCAGGCGACCCTGTACCTGATCGATTGCCCCAACGGCGATTTCTGGCGTGGTTTCTGGCTCAAGTATCGAATCACCAAAGACCTGGCCTGCCTGGACAAGGTGGCCAAGTATCACCTGTCTGCCACCCAGCGCCTGCGCTTCTACCTGCAGTACCGCGAACGCCGGCACCTGAGTGCATCGGACAAAGAGCGTATTCGCCATGTGGTGAAGTTTTTCGAGGGACGCGAATGAGTGACTTCCTGGCGGCCGAGGACCGTGCGCTGTTGGAGCGTAACGGCCTGGCGACATTTGATGCCCTGTGGGCCAAGCAACTGGACGCGGTGGACGAGCCCAACACCAGCAAGGGCGGCTGGAGCAGCGTGTTCCGCCTGGAGCTCGACGGCCACGGTTACTACCTCAAGCGCCAGAGCAACTACCTGACGCGCAGCCTGCACCGCCCGTTTGGCGAGCCGAGTTTTTCTCGCGAGTTTCGTAATATCAGTCGTTACCAAAAGCTCGGTATCCCGGCGTTGCAGGCTGCCTTCTATGGCGAGCGCAAAATGGCCGGCGAGCACCGTGCCATGCTGCTGACCCGCGCCCTGGATGGCTGGAATGACCTGGACTCGTTGCTGGAGCATTGGCCTTCGCTCAGTGATGCCCAGCACCGCGCGATCCTGTTGGCCTGCGGCCAGCTTGCACGTCAGTTGCACAGTGTCGGCCAGGTGCATGGCTGTTTTTACCCCAAGCATATTTTTATGCAGGCCACCGGCGACGGCTATGCCGCGCAGTTGATCGACCTGGAGAAAACCCGCCCGCTGCTGTTCGGCTGGCGTGATCGGGTCAAGGACCTGGAACCACTGTTGCGCCGCGCGCCGCAGTGGTCGGACGAGCAAGTGCGCCAACTGTTGGCGGCCTACCTTGATCAGCCGCAGGACAGTGCGCTGGTCGCCACCTGGCTCCAGAAATTGACCGCCCGTCGTAGCCACAAGGAAAACCGTTGATGCGCTTGTCGGAGCTGAAAACCGCCGGTCGTACCCCCGGCCTGCCCTTGACCATTGAGTTGGCCGATGCGGCGGGCCCGGGCCAATTGCAACTGCTGAGCCTGTTGCGCGTGCTGCCGGGTGAACGCTATGTGGGGGCTGCCGTATGGCGCGGGCGTCCGGTGTTGGCCAAGTTGTTGGTGGGCAGCAAGGCGGCGCGGCATTTTCAGCGTGAACTCAGCGGCGTGCGCCTGCTCGCGGAACACGGCTTGACCACGCCATTGTTGCTGGCCGATGGCTTGCAGGAAGGCGAGGGCGGGTGGTTGCTGTTCGAGTTTATCGAGGGTGCCGTAAGCCTGGCCGAGGCCTGGCAGGCCGTCGAAGGTTTGCCGCCGTTGGCCGACGAACAAACCGCCGTGCTCGCTGAGGCGCTGGGTGCGATTGCCCAGATGCACACCAAAGGGCTGTGGCAGGAAGACCTGCACCTGGACAACCTGCTGCGCCAGGACGGCAAGCTGTACCTGATCGATGGTGCCGGAATTCGCGTCGAAGAGGCCGGTAAGCCGTTGTCGCGCAACCGCGTGCTGGAAAATCTCGGGGTGTTTTTCGCCCAGTTGCCGAAAAACCTCGAACCGTTCACTGAAGAACTGTTGGTGTATTACCTGTTGACCAACGGCGAGCACGCCTTGCCATTGGAAGCCCTGGAAAAACAGGTGCGCAAAGTCAGCGCCTGGCGTCTCAAGGATTTTTTGAACAAGGTCGGCCGCGAATGCACGCTGTTCAGCGTGGTGCGTGGCGCTTTTGCCTTGCGCGCAATTCGTCGCGAAGAAGAGCCGGCGATGCTGCCGGTACTGGAGCAAGCCGATGTGCTGCTGGATCAGGGCCATATGTACAAGACCGGTGGCGCCGCCAGCGTGGCCAAGGTCGAGGTCGCCGGCCGGCAGTTGGTGATCAAGCGCTATAACATCAAGGGCGTTGCCCATTGGCTCAAGCGCTTCTGGCGCCCGAGCCGAGCCTGGCATTCCTGGCGCGAGGGCAACCGCCTGGCGTTCCTCGGCATCGCCACGCCCAAGCCGCTGGCGGTATTGGAGAAGCGGTTTTTCTGGTTGCGTGGCCGGGCTTATCTGGTCACCGAATACTTGCCAGGGCCGGACATCATCGAACGCTTTGCGCCGTACATTGAAAATGGCGATGCGCCGGAAAACGAGCTGCGGGCGCTGGACCACCTGTTTGCTGAACTGATCCGCGAGCGCATCAGCCATGGTGATTTCAAGGGGCATAACCTGTTTTGGGACAAGGACCGCTGGTCGTTGATCGACCTTGATGCCATGTGCCAACACACCTCCGACGCCAGCTTTGCCTCAGCGTATGCCAAGGATCGTGCGCGGTTTATGCGTAACTGGTCGTCGGAGAGTGCGTTGTACAAACTCATCGATCAGCGCTTGCCAGCTCAGTTCTGAACGCGATCAAAATGTGGGCTTGCCCGCGAATAGGGTGTGTCAGTTAGTATATTTGTCGCTGACCTAACGCATTCGCAGGCAAGCCCACATGAGCCTTATGGTGGTTTAAAAATTGGTACTCGGCACCAGCACCCGCGTACCACGAGCGGCCAGGCGCCGCTTCGTAATAACGGTTGTTGCCATCGCTACATGCCTTCGATGGCGGTGCTGACCCAGTCCCTTGGCTTCCAATTCAGTTCGGCGAACAGCTTGGTCTGCGGCACGCCGGGCAGGTAGTTGCCTCTTGTCTACAGCGGTGTTGCCGCCGCTGACGAGGTCGCTGACATAGCCGTGTAGTTCAGGCGTGAGGCGTACATCACGCTCATCGATGGCGTGTTTTTCTGATAGGTCTGGTTGCCGCTGGCGTCGCCGTTGCTGAGGAATTGGTCGTCAACGTCCAGCTCCATGGTGCTATGCCGAACGCCCGCTTGCAGGGTCCAGCGGTCGAGTACTGAGTCACACCCCGCCGCCCCGTATACGCATTCACCTGCAACGTCGCATCGCCGATGTAGCGTTCGTAATTCATCCCCAATTGTTGATGATCAAGGCTTTTTCGCGTGTTGTACGTCAGCGCGTTGGCACTCACCGAGCGCGGGTCAGCCTTATACGCCGCCCAGGTCTGGCCCAGCGGGTCCTGCGTGCCGTTCTGCTCCAGGCTGCTATAGATCAGCGCGAGTTTAGTGACTCAAGCGATTTTTATCATTTAAGAATCGTCTTACGCCGAAAATCGGCGTTTGCGCCCTGGGTCATCAGCCTTGGCGATGTTAGCGTGGCCTACCGTGAAAATAACAATGGCTGATGGGGCAGAAGGAGTGGTTCATGAGGATCAGGTCGAAAGTCTTGTGGCTGGTGCTGTGTCTTTTGCTCGCCGGCTGCGGAACCATCAATACGGTGTTCCGTCCAGATGCGGTGACCAGTCAGAACCTCAAGGATTCACGCAGCCACTGCGAAAACGTGCCGCGTGTCTACAGCGGAGTGATCTATGGTTTCTGCACGCTCAATGGCGAACCTGCGCCGGACAAAAGCTTGAAGGACAAAAGCCTGATCGACCATGGCGGGAGCATGCTACCCATTGTCGCGGTCGAGTTTGTCGCCTCCGGCGTGCTGGACACGCTGGTGCTGCCCTATACCATTTACCGCCAGAGCCAGGACGGTAGTATCGAGATCTTCCGATGATCCCTCTTGCTACTTGCCGCTAACAGCTCCCCCCTGCTTTTAAGCTATAATCCCGCCCTTTAGCTGTTTCCTGCCCAGGCAGGAGGCACACTTTTTTCAGGCGCAACCCGCCTGCATGCAGACTAAAAGAGGCTAGACCCCTGTGGCATTGACGATTCTTGGCCTGTCCGGCGCCCTTAGCCATGATCCTTCCGCAGCCTTGTATATCGACGGCAAGCTGATCGC
This window harbors:
- a CDS encoding glycosyltransferase family 4 protein, encoding MQLAFVLYKYFPFGGLQRDFMRIALECQQRGHQIRVYTLIWEGDIPPGFEVLVAPVKAFFNHRRNEKLYAWMEADLAKRPVDRLIGFNKMPGLDVYYAADGCFEDKAQNLRHSLYRYFGRYKHFADYERSVFAKDAKTEVLMISEVQQPLFIKHYDTPLERFHLLPPGIAQDRRAPPNAAEIREGFRQEFNLGGDDLLLVQIGSGFKTKGVDRSLKAVAALPSELKKRTRLFVIGQDDPKVFQLQSATLGLGDNVQFLKGRSDIPRFLLGADLLIHPAYNENTGTVLLEALVAGLPVLVSAVCGYAHYIAEADSGLVLDEPFEQSQLDDYLTQMLTDTAQRAAWSRNGLAFAETADLYSMPQHAADVILAEPRR
- the rfaP gene encoding lipopolysaccharide core heptose(I) kinase RfaP, encoding MKLILAEPFKTLWAGLDAFAEVEKLQGQVFRELAARRTLRTVVQGRPYFVKIHRGIGWGEIFKNLITAKLPVLGAGLEWLAIHRLQELGVPTMTGVAFGEKGSNPADQHSFIITEELAPTLSLEDVTINWVDEPPTPALRHALTHELARMVGDMHRGGVNHRDCYLCHFLLDTSKPIDARDIKLSVIDLHRAQLRAHLPVRWRDKDLSALYYSALEIGLTRHDKLRFLKGYFRQPLRQILAEQSASLNLMQRKADKLYARKQRLGDAI
- a CDS encoding lipopolysaccharide kinase InaA family protein, which codes for MAGWILEPAYANLADDFGSLEAVFALQGERLTRDPLSEVIRVERGGVNYYVKRYTGAGKGLRRYLGKPRVKSEWQNLKRFAKWGIPTADVVAWGLERKGLAYDRGAMITRELPRTEDLSVLAERNDARLRDPKWVGAVSRQLAEYTRTMHDHRFTHNDLKWRNLLIDDQATLYLIDCPNGDFWRGFWLKYRITKDLACLDKVAKYHLSATQRLRFYLQYRERRHLSASDKERIRHVVKFFEGRE
- a CDS encoding lipopolysaccharide kinase InaA family protein, giving the protein MSDFLAAEDRALLERNGLATFDALWAKQLDAVDEPNTSKGGWSSVFRLELDGHGYYLKRQSNYLTRSLHRPFGEPSFSREFRNISRYQKLGIPALQAAFYGERKMAGEHRAMLLTRALDGWNDLDSLLEHWPSLSDAQHRAILLACGQLARQLHSVGQVHGCFYPKHIFMQATGDGYAAQLIDLEKTRPLLFGWRDRVKDLEPLLRRAPQWSDEQVRQLLAAYLDQPQDSALVATWLQKLTARRSHKENR
- a CDS encoding lipopolysaccharide kinase InaA family protein, whose product is MRLSELKTAGRTPGLPLTIELADAAGPGQLQLLSLLRVLPGERYVGAAVWRGRPVLAKLLVGSKAARHFQRELSGVRLLAEHGLTTPLLLADGLQEGEGGWLLFEFIEGAVSLAEAWQAVEGLPPLADEQTAVLAEALGAIAQMHTKGLWQEDLHLDNLLRQDGKLYLIDGAGIRVEEAGKPLSRNRVLENLGVFFAQLPKNLEPFTEELLVYYLLTNGEHALPLEALEKQVRKVSAWRLKDFLNKVGRECTLFSVVRGAFALRAIRREEEPAMLPVLEQADVLLDQGHMYKTGGAASVAKVEVAGRQLVIKRYNIKGVAHWLKRFWRPSRAWHSWREGNRLAFLGIATPKPLAVLEKRFFWLRGRAYLVTEYLPGPDIIERFAPYIENGDAPENELRALDHLFAELIRERISHGDFKGHNLFWDKDRWSLIDLDAMCQHTSDASFASAYAKDRARFMRNWSSESALYKLIDQRLPAQF
- a CDS encoding YceK/YidQ family lipoprotein, which gives rise to MRIRSKVLWLVLCLLLAGCGTINTVFRPDAVTSQNLKDSRSHCENVPRVYSGVIYGFCTLNGEPAPDKSLKDKSLIDHGGSMLPIVAVEFVASGVLDTLVLPYTIYRQSQDGSIEIFR